One segment of Methylocella silvestris BL2 DNA contains the following:
- a CDS encoding glycosyltransferase family 4 protein, with protein sequence MTRLSRVAFIGNSLPRRCGIATFTNDLQRAIAAAFPDLKTQIVAMNDRGHSYDYPPVVGFEVNDDKTDDYIRAAAFLNAGQFDVACLQHEFGIYGDEAGKRIMALLGPLTMPVVTTLHTILAEPTPLQRGVMDRIIASSAKLVVMAEKGRELLREVYQAPAEKIELIPHGIPDVAYVEPDQAKIKFGFGGKAVILTFGLLSPNKGVEVMIDAMPSVLKRCPEAVYVVLGATHPNLVRDHGEVYRESLIERVRALGVEDHVVFLDQFVDQSTLLEFIAMCDVYVTPYLNEAQMTSGTLAYSFGLGKAVVSTPYWHARELLADGRGLLVPFGDAGATGDAVAGLLTDDARREAMRKRAYSSSRSMTWERTAERYVEVFNSARKADRPKIVLLPERSAIEREAQPQPEMQLSHFLSMCDDTGLFQHAVHNVPDRLHGYCVDDNARALLLACALNAPGEQRLPEALSSRFAAFVQHAWNPDTKMFRNFMSFDRRWLEDRGSEDSHGRTLWCLGECARSDASPSRRRWAAALFMEALPTVVSFRSPRAWGFALLGLEAYCAVAERNPTAIRIQSVLADRLMSLMSLTETDDWVWFEDGLAYDNARLSQALIVTGRSTGAPSYVKAGLRSLRWLMTIQTTPEGLFRPVGSDSFGDRRKPPKAFDQQPLEAAATISACLAAWRAEGKSEWKADAARAFAWFLGRNDLSAPLVDVDTGSCRDGLHPDRPNENRGGESVVSYLLSLAEIRQLARINGDRIKPAPLLPCPPKLAEISQTSRGRFVTSQISQPAGAVSTP encoded by the coding sequence ATGACCCGCCTCAGCCGCGTCGCCTTCATCGGCAATTCGCTTCCGCGCCGCTGCGGCATCGCCACCTTTACGAATGATTTGCAGCGGGCGATCGCGGCCGCATTCCCGGATTTGAAGACGCAGATCGTCGCGATGAACGACCGCGGCCATTCCTACGACTATCCGCCCGTCGTCGGCTTTGAAGTCAATGACGACAAGACAGACGACTACATCCGCGCCGCGGCCTTCCTGAACGCGGGCCAGTTCGATGTGGCCTGTCTCCAGCATGAATTCGGCATCTACGGCGACGAAGCGGGCAAGCGCATCATGGCGCTGCTGGGGCCCCTGACCATGCCCGTCGTGACGACGCTTCATACAATTCTGGCCGAGCCGACGCCGCTGCAGCGCGGCGTCATGGATCGGATCATCGCGTCATCGGCAAAGCTCGTCGTCATGGCCGAGAAAGGCCGGGAGCTGCTCCGCGAAGTTTACCAGGCGCCTGCGGAGAAGATCGAACTGATACCGCACGGAATCCCCGACGTCGCCTATGTCGAGCCGGATCAGGCGAAGATCAAATTTGGCTTCGGCGGCAAAGCCGTCATTTTAACGTTTGGTCTGCTTTCCCCCAACAAGGGCGTCGAAGTCATGATCGACGCCATGCCCTCCGTCCTGAAGCGCTGTCCCGAAGCCGTATATGTCGTTCTTGGCGCGACGCATCCAAATCTTGTCCGCGATCACGGCGAGGTCTACCGCGAGAGCCTGATCGAACGCGTCCGGGCGCTTGGCGTCGAGGACCATGTCGTCTTTCTCGACCAGTTCGTCGATCAATCGACGCTGCTCGAATTTATCGCGATGTGCGACGTCTACGTCACGCCCTATCTCAACGAAGCGCAGATGACGTCCGGCACATTGGCCTACAGCTTCGGGCTTGGAAAGGCGGTCGTTTCGACGCCCTATTGGCACGCGCGAGAACTGCTCGCCGACGGCCGCGGGCTGCTCGTTCCATTCGGCGACGCCGGCGCGACGGGCGACGCCGTAGCGGGATTGCTGACCGACGACGCGCGCCGGGAGGCCATGCGCAAGCGCGCTTATTCAAGCAGCCGATCGATGACGTGGGAACGGACCGCGGAGCGTTACGTCGAAGTGTTCAATTCCGCCCGCAAGGCGGATCGGCCAAAAATCGTTCTCCTGCCCGAGCGCAGCGCGATCGAGCGCGAAGCTCAGCCGCAGCCGGAGATGCAACTTAGCCATTTTCTCTCGATGTGCGACGACACCGGGCTGTTCCAGCATGCGGTTCACAATGTGCCCGACCGTTTGCACGGCTATTGCGTCGACGACAACGCCCGCGCGCTGCTGCTGGCTTGTGCGCTCAACGCGCCGGGCGAGCAGCGTCTGCCGGAGGCATTGTCGTCGCGTTTCGCCGCTTTCGTGCAGCACGCATGGAACCCCGACACGAAGATGTTTCGCAATTTTATGAGCTTCGATCGGCGCTGGCTTGAGGACCGCGGCTCAGAGGATAGCCACGGCCGTACGCTTTGGTGTTTGGGCGAGTGCGCCCGAAGCGACGCAAGCCCCTCGCGGCGGCGCTGGGCCGCCGCTTTGTTCATGGAGGCGTTGCCGACCGTCGTCAGCTTCCGATCGCCCCGCGCCTGGGGCTTTGCCTTGCTTGGCCTTGAGGCGTATTGCGCCGTCGCCGAGAGAAATCCGACCGCAATACGCATCCAGAGCGTCCTCGCCGACCGGCTGATGTCCCTTATGTCATTGACCGAAACGGACGATTGGGTCTGGTTCGAAGATGGACTCGCCTATGACAATGCGCGCTTGTCTCAGGCCTTGATCGTCACCGGACGTTCGACCGGCGCGCCCTCCTACGTCAAGGCGGGCTTGAGGTCCTTGCGCTGGCTCATGACGATCCAGACGACGCCCGAAGGGCTGTTCAGACCGGTCGGTTCAGACAGCTTCGGGGACAGGCGCAAGCCGCCGAAGGCGTTCGATCAACAGCCGCTCGAAGCTGCAGCGACGATCTCGGCCTGCCTTGCGGCGTGGCGTGCGGAGGGCAAGTCTGAATGGAAGGCCGACGCGGCGCGCGCATTCGCCTGGTTTCTCGGCCGCAACGATTTGTCCGCCCCTCTGGTCGACGTGGACACAGGGAGCTGCCGCGATGGCCTGCACCCCGACCGCCCGAATGAGAACAGGGGCGGCGAGTCCGTGGTATCCTACCTTCTCAGCCTCGCGGAAATCCGCCAGCTCGCCCGAATCAACGGGGACCGCATCAAGCCTGCGCCGCTTCTGCCCTGTCCGCCGAAACTCGCTGAAATCTCTCAAACAAGCCGAGGGCGCTTTGTCACAAGCCAAATTTCTCAACCGGCAGGCGCTGTATCTACGCCCTGA
- a CDS encoding glycoside hydrolase family 130 protein, producing MSQAKFLNRQALYLRPDPARVVVRPFKPATEPRDLNPTDKTRANHIVERVLALDVDTAAHQLDDVLENFNGRHRNLLETFEARADEMEDAFSAHSTFSKIQRQLVGAYFLHEYSFEAAALFNPSIVLHPDQSGAPEGGSRFILSLRGVGEGHISSLTFRSGAIAADGAVSVDPPARLASIPKVAKRIPGPYGDCVDVIFKPNEDISERVIFPITETQTNGIEDARFVEFSDGGKKTFYATYTAYSGAAIRSELLQTSDFVSFRLSPLKGSAARNKGMALFPRKINGKYAMIGRQDNENLYLIYSDDLYAWDGGQPILKPRFPWEFVQIGNCGSPIELDEGWLLLTHGVGPVRKYSIGAVLLDKRDPSKVLARSREPLVRPDPSEREGYVPNVVYTCGAIRHNDQIILPYAISDTFSNFATMKIDALLASLDRS from the coding sequence TTGTCACAAGCCAAATTTCTCAACCGGCAGGCGCTGTATCTACGCCCTGATCCCGCACGGGTGGTCGTGCGGCCGTTCAAGCCGGCGACCGAGCCGCGCGATCTCAATCCCACCGACAAGACGCGCGCCAATCATATCGTAGAGCGGGTGCTCGCGCTCGATGTCGACACGGCCGCCCACCAGCTCGACGACGTTCTTGAGAATTTCAACGGCCGCCATCGCAACCTGCTGGAGACTTTCGAGGCGCGGGCCGACGAAATGGAAGACGCCTTCAGCGCGCATTCCACATTTAGCAAGATACAGCGCCAACTGGTTGGAGCCTATTTTCTGCACGAATATTCCTTCGAAGCGGCCGCCTTGTTCAATCCCAGCATTGTGTTGCATCCGGATCAATCCGGGGCGCCGGAGGGCGGCAGCCGCTTTATCCTCAGTCTTCGCGGCGTAGGCGAAGGGCATATTTCCTCGCTGACGTTTCGCTCGGGAGCCATTGCCGCCGATGGGGCCGTGAGCGTCGATCCGCCGGCGCGGCTCGCATCAATTCCAAAAGTGGCGAAGCGGATCCCCGGACCCTATGGCGATTGCGTTGACGTGATTTTCAAGCCGAACGAAGACATCAGCGAACGGGTGATCTTTCCGATCACCGAAACGCAGACGAACGGCATCGAAGACGCCCGTTTCGTCGAGTTTTCCGACGGCGGAAAGAAGACATTTTATGCGACCTATACAGCCTATAGCGGCGCGGCGATAAGATCTGAATTGTTGCAGACCTCGGACTTTGTATCGTTCCGGTTGTCGCCTCTGAAAGGCTCTGCCGCGCGCAACAAGGGCATGGCCCTGTTCCCCAGGAAGATCAACGGCAAATACGCCATGATCGGCCGGCAGGATAATGAGAATCTTTACCTTATCTATTCGGACGATCTATACGCATGGGACGGCGGCCAGCCCATTCTAAAGCCACGGTTTCCCTGGGAATTCGTGCAGATCGGCAATTGCGGATCTCCAATCGAGCTTGACGAGGGCTGGCTGTTGCTGACCCACGGCGTTGGCCCGGTTCGAAAATATTCAATCGGCGCGGTCCTGCTGGACAAGCGCGACCCCTCCAAAGTGTTGGCGCGCTCGCGCGAGCCGCTGGTCAGGCCCGACCCTTCCGAACGTGAGGGCTACGTCCCGAATGTCGTCTATACATGCGGGGCGATACGTCACAACGATCAGATCATTTTGCCTTATGCGATCTCCGACACCTTCTCCAATTTTGCAACGATGAAGATTGACGCGCTGCTGGCGAGCCTCGACAGGTCGTGA
- a CDS encoding DUF3309 family protein: protein MSLGLILVIILIIFLLGGFSGRFGGYGYGFGHGGVGVIGIILIIVIVLLLTGRL, encoded by the coding sequence ATGTCGCTCGGACTAATCCTCGTTATCATTCTCATTATCTTTTTGCTGGGCGGGTTCAGCGGCCGCTTTGGCGGCTACGGATACGGCTTCGGCCACGGTGGCGTCGGCGTCATCGGCATCATACTGATTATTGTCATCGTTTTGCTTCTCACGGGGCGGCTTTAA
- a CDS encoding sensor histidine kinase, which produces MPYSIRNSAGAPTLAQAIIDTIPEPFVVLDDQFRVLEATRAFYETFKVDPAQTLGRPLYALGGGEWDIPALRLLLETILPEQATMDDFEVAHDFPNLGRKILVLGARKVLSSDSSNATILLSFIDVTARRANEREKEELLKQTQELLRQKQVLLDEMEHRVANSLQMIASILLLKARAVTSEETRVHLRDAHQRVMSIAAVQKHLHASSGVREIEVSSYLSTLCSSLAASMVADSQPIAIKVEADEGTVDSANAVSIGLIVTELLINAIKYAFPTDKADARVLVKYEIKGPDWKLTVADNGVGKRAGEARSADSGLGTAIVSALAQQLDAKIEIASDTTGTSVSITRATFTSRLAPTT; this is translated from the coding sequence ATGCCATACTCAATTCGGAATTCGGCAGGCGCGCCGACGCTTGCGCAAGCGATTATCGATACGATTCCGGAGCCGTTCGTCGTGCTCGACGATCAATTTCGCGTGCTCGAGGCCACCCGAGCGTTCTACGAGACTTTCAAAGTCGATCCCGCGCAAACCTTGGGCCGTCCGCTCTACGCGTTAGGCGGAGGCGAATGGGACATTCCGGCGCTTCGGCTGCTTTTGGAGACGATTCTTCCCGAACAAGCGACGATGGACGACTTCGAGGTCGCGCATGATTTCCCCAATCTCGGCCGCAAAATCCTGGTGCTTGGCGCTCGAAAGGTGCTTTCCAGCGACAGTTCCAACGCGACGATCCTGCTATCCTTCATAGATGTTACGGCCCGACGCGCGAACGAACGCGAGAAGGAAGAACTTCTCAAGCAGACCCAGGAGCTGTTGCGGCAGAAGCAGGTCCTTCTTGACGAAATGGAGCATCGCGTCGCCAACAGCCTGCAGATGATCGCGAGCATACTGCTCTTGAAGGCGCGGGCCGTCACCTCCGAGGAAACGCGCGTTCATCTTCGGGACGCCCATCAACGCGTCATGTCGATCGCGGCGGTGCAAAAGCACCTCCATGCTTCGAGCGGCGTGCGCGAGATCGAGGTCAGCTCCTATCTGTCGACGCTTTGCAGCAGCCTGGCGGCCTCTATGGTCGCCGACAGTCAGCCCATCGCGATCAAGGTGGAGGCGGATGAGGGAACGGTTGATTCGGCCAATGCGGTCAGTATTGGCCTCATCGTCACTGAGCTTTTGATCAACGCGATCAAATACGCTTTCCCCACTGACAAAGCCGATGCGCGGGTGCTCGTGAAGTATGAAATTAAAGGCCCAGACTGGAAGCTGACCGTCGCTGACAACGGGGTTGGAAAACGCGCAGGCGAGGCGCGCAGCGCAGATAGCGGGCTCGGAACCGCCATTGTCAGCGCTCTCGCCCAACAACTCGACGCTAAGATTGAAATTGCCAGCGATACAACTGGCACGAGCGTGTCAATCACGCGCGCAACCTTCACGTCGCGTTTGGCGCCGACGACGTAA
- a CDS encoding GlsB/YeaQ/YmgE family stress response membrane protein has product MHMSTESLLVILVVGVVAGWLAGQIARGAGFGIIGDLIIGIVGAFIGSWLLPQLKIHLGSGIVAAIVNATIGALILLLIISLLRGGGGRWGRRW; this is encoded by the coding sequence ATGCACATGTCGACTGAAAGTCTCCTGGTCATATTGGTTGTTGGCGTCGTCGCCGGCTGGCTCGCGGGTCAAATCGCCCGCGGCGCCGGATTCGGGATCATCGGCGATCTCATCATAGGCATCGTCGGCGCCTTCATCGGCAGCTGGTTGTTGCCACAGCTCAAGATCCATCTCGGCTCGGGCATCGTCGCCGCGATTGTGAACGCCACCATTGGCGCGTTGATATTGTTGTTGATTATCAGCCTCCTGCGTGGGGGCGGCGGCCGGTGGGGCCGACGCTGGTAG
- the apbC gene encoding iron-sulfur cluster carrier protein ApbC: MASEQDVLTALEAVPGPDGETPLARSGAIAGVSIRDGKVYVSISIDPQRSAAMEPMRVAAETALRKLRGVSSALVSLTANRTEQRPPPPPAAKPQAGRNLAIPGVAHIIAVASGKGGVGKSTTAVNLALSLKDLGWRIGILDADIYGPSLPRLLGLKDKPRSEGRTLIPLEAYGVKAMSIGFLVGEEEAMIWRGPMVMGALQQMLRDVAWGELDCLVVDMPPGTGDAQLTMAQSVALAGAVIVSTPQDLALIDARRGVAMFNKVDVAILGIVENMSYFVCPHCGGRSDIFGHGGARREAERYGVPFLGEVPLDMDIREQSDAGRPIVVSDPGGAHAKVYRELAAQIKAKLDKGAARVAPKIIIE; this comes from the coding sequence ATGGCCAGCGAGCAAGACGTTCTTACCGCGCTTGAGGCAGTCCCCGGGCCGGACGGCGAAACGCCCCTGGCGCGATCGGGCGCGATCGCTGGCGTGTCGATCCGTGACGGCAAGGTTTACGTCTCCATTTCGATCGACCCGCAGCGCTCCGCCGCGATGGAGCCCATGCGGGTCGCGGCGGAGACCGCGCTACGCAAGCTGCGCGGGGTATCGAGCGCGCTTGTCAGCCTCACCGCGAACAGAACAGAGCAGCGGCCGCCGCCGCCTCCGGCCGCCAAGCCGCAAGCCGGCCGCAATCTGGCGATTCCGGGCGTCGCCCATATCATTGCCGTCGCCTCCGGCAAGGGCGGGGTGGGAAAATCCACCACTGCCGTCAATCTGGCGCTGAGCCTCAAGGACCTCGGTTGGCGGATCGGCATTCTCGACGCCGACATTTATGGGCCGTCCTTGCCGCGGCTGCTTGGCCTCAAGGACAAGCCGCGCAGCGAGGGCCGCACGCTCATTCCCTTGGAAGCCTATGGCGTCAAGGCGATGTCGATCGGCTTTCTCGTCGGCGAGGAGGAGGCGATGATCTGGCGCGGACCCATGGTCATGGGCGCCCTACAGCAAATGCTGCGCGACGTCGCCTGGGGCGAGCTCGACTGCCTCGTTGTCGACATGCCGCCCGGCACGGGAGACGCGCAGCTGACCATGGCGCAATCGGTCGCGCTCGCCGGCGCAGTGATCGTCTCGACGCCGCAGGATCTCGCTTTGATCGACGCGCGGCGCGGCGTCGCCATGTTCAACAAGGTCGATGTCGCAATCCTCGGCATTGTCGAAAACATGAGCTATTTCGTCTGTCCACACTGCGGCGGCCGTTCGGACATCTTCGGGCACGGCGGCGCCCGGCGCGAGGCCGAGCGCTATGGCGTGCCTTTTCTCGGCGAAGTGCCCTTGGATATGGACATTCGCGAACAGTCGGATGCGGGGCGCCCGATTGTGGTCAGCGACCCGGGCGGCGCCCACGCCAAGGTCTATCGGGAGCTTGCGGCGCAAATCAAAGCCAAGCTGGACAAAGGGGCGGCCCGCGTCGCGCCGAAGATCATCATCGAGTAG
- a CDS encoding transporter substrate-binding domain-containing protein codes for MNNAPHGAAHRFLRRDALSASDRRPSPAAPGLAALVRCLAAIALAVVLAPPLRAQAPPQLPPKELVIASEGARPPYNYLDSNNELAGFEIDLGRLLCARMKLQCRFVTQDWDGLTPGLLNRQYDAIMAAMEITDEAKEKIAFSKPYIRMPSAFIASMQSDIKDTTPAGLKGRSIGVESGGAHQNYLDDLYKQSEIRPYATLEEAILDLAEGRLDLVIGDKDAISDFLKSRKEGQCCKIVADAPHEAAYFGNGVGVGLRKEDVALKAMFDKAIDETMADGSFAKLQSKYFDYKIN; via the coding sequence TTGAACAATGCGCCGCATGGGGCGGCCCATCGATTTCTCCGGAGAGACGCCCTGTCTGCAAGCGACCGCCGCCCCTCCCCGGCCGCTCCTGGTCTCGCCGCTCTCGTCCGCTGTCTTGCGGCGATCGCGCTTGCCGTCGTCCTGGCCCCGCCGCTGCGGGCGCAAGCGCCGCCACAACTTCCGCCTAAAGAGCTCGTCATCGCCAGCGAAGGCGCGCGGCCGCCCTATAATTATCTCGACTCCAACAATGAGCTCGCCGGCTTCGAGATCGATCTCGGCCGCCTTCTCTGCGCGCGGATGAAGCTCCAGTGCCGCTTCGTGACGCAGGACTGGGACGGCCTCACGCCGGGTCTGCTCAATCGGCAATATGACGCGATCATGGCGGCGATGGAGATCACCGACGAAGCGAAAGAAAAGATCGCCTTCTCGAAACCCTATATCCGCATGCCGTCGGCTTTCATCGCCTCGATGCAAAGCGACATCAAGGATACGACGCCGGCCGGCCTCAAGGGCCGCAGCATCGGCGTCGAATCCGGCGGCGCGCATCAGAATTATCTCGACGATCTCTACAAGCAGTCGGAGATCCGACCTTATGCCACCCTTGAGGAAGCCATTCTCGACCTCGCGGAAGGGCGCCTCGACCTCGTCATCGGCGACAAGGACGCCATTTCCGATTTCCTGAAATCGCGCAAGGAGGGGCAGTGCTGCAAGATCGTCGCGGACGCCCCGCATGAGGCGGCCTATTTCGGAAACGGCGTCGGCGTCGGTCTGCGCAAGGAGGATGTCGCGCTGAAAGCGATGTTCGACAAAGCGATTGACGAGACAATGGCGGACGGCTCCTTCGCAAAGCTCCAGTCGAAATATTTCGACTACAAGATCAATTGA